The Lolium rigidum isolate FL_2022 chromosome 2, APGP_CSIRO_Lrig_0.1, whole genome shotgun sequence genomic interval TCGTTCGTCTCCGTTTGTGTGTCGAAAATTAGAGGCTTCCGATCTATGCATCTCTTCATCGGCGGCGGTTGCCGTGGCTGGTGCGCTGGTCCTCTCGTGGccgtagcacgacgacttcccgactGTCTTCTACAACAAGATTCGCCCGGCTCGATCATggaggggtgatggcagcggcgcgccttcggctcgctctagtgtctgtagtcgtcgctaggtggtcttcGGACCTAGATGTAATTCTTATTGCTTCTGGTGTTCTTTGTATCGCCTTGATTGTTGATGAATAGATTGGATGTtttcttcgcaaaaaaaaaaaagagtacatAACACACATAAGAGACCAGTTACAAATAACCAAAGCACACATAGACGAAGATGTATTTTCGCGTTCCCTTCCTTGGGAGGAAGGCACGTCACGTTGGAGAGGTgtgggatcccacgaaggatttcccgatGCCACAAAGGCTCACCTAAATTTGCTACATGTATGATGTATCTATCGTTTTTTGTGTTAGTATGATCAAATTGCTACAATGAATCAGTGCATATGCTACATAAATATTTCTCCAATGTTACATACATGGTTTAGTAATGTTGGATGAGTTACGCAAAAATGATGGATGTATTGGTTTTTTAGACACTGCGACACGGCATTTTTTGCTACATGGGCATGCTCAAACTGTTGTGAATTTTTTTCTACACGTTGTAAGTTTTTACGATTTCTTGAAAACAAGTTGCAAGAAGATGCCACATTTTTTAAATGCTACATACGCAAAATTGTTACATTCGAAAATAAATTATACCATTTACAAAAAAAATGTTACAACATAACCGGCTGTAGCTACATCTGACTTTTTGCCATATTTATTTTAAGCAACGTTTTGCACCTATATGTCTCGCCCAGGTGCTCCCATTTAGCGCTTCACAGGCCTGGCATGTGATCGACGCCCGCACGGACATCACGATGGGCCGAGTCCAACAACAACGGATTACCACTCCATCGTCTTCTTCTCTGGCATCTTCTTCGTTCACACCATTCCAGTTCATCTCCTCCACCCCCGCCGTCAACGGTGACCTAATCGCCCGCTCCCACAGCCCACGACCGGCGACACTCCCGCCCCTTCATGCTTGAACTGCCGCCTCCGCCGGTCCTCCACCACCCCCTGGCCTCCCTCTGAACTCCCCTGCTCTAACTCTAGCGAGTCCATGTACATCGACCCGAAACCCTAAGCCGTTGAGGACTCGCTGCACCCCCACCTCCCCAAAACCTAAGCCGTTGAGGACGCGTTGTTTTTTTTGTCTGCCTTTTCGGGTCTGGGTTTCTTTGATACTTTTTTGTGTGATTTTCGGTTACTTTTTTAATTTAAAAATCATtcgaaattttaaaatgttcagatTTCAGAAAATCTTCGGGCCTAAAACATATTTaggtttgaaaattgttcatgacaaattattttttcaaaattattcTGGTTTCAAAGAAATttattttttcctattttttaaaacttttcaATTAAAATATAATAAAGTAAAAAAGGTTCAAATTAAAAGTATCTTCTAATAAGTTAAAATTTTaataattttcatattttaaaatacACCATAAAGAAACAAAAAACCCGCTTAGGATGTGCGGCGCGGGTTTCTGGTCGCACATGTCGGCATatagacccccccccccctcgccgCGCGTCCCGTCTTCTTCACCACCATATGAAGGAGAAGTGGGCCAGCCCAGACACttcaagaagaaggatgcgggtaTGCGTCAAGGGGATGTTGGACGCGTTGAGCGTCAAATAGGGTTTTCCTTTCGGCCCGGCAGCCCCCGTGCTAGCGCCGGAAGCCCGGATCAGGCTTTGGTTTGTGAGAGAGACGGAGGCCCATAGCAATTTGGCTAAAGCGGCGGTTCGAGCGCGACACACGAAAAATTGCCTATACACCGAAGAGCGGAGGCGCTCCATCCATCCCCTCTCGTCGGTTGCCATCGCCGCCTCCAGTCCCCCTCCTCTCTACTCTTGCGGTTTCTCGTCAGCCGCGCGACCAAGTGGAATCTTCGCGGGGAGATCCAGGGAGATGTGGCGCAAGGGGAACAagcgcttcggcggcggcggcggcagtgggggcgacccgccggccaagcgccaggcGGCCGGGAAGGACGAGGCCGACGACGGCGGCATCGTCGTTGCGCAGGTGCTGGTTCCCTATTCCCGGTCAAACCTACCGCTCCCTTATTTCACCGATGCCCTCTCGAAAGACAGATCCCTAAACACTAGCCCCGTGGATTTGTCATTCTTTACTGTTCAGATTTCCAAGAACAAGAGGGTGTCCGTGAGGAGCTGGAGCGGCAAGGTCATGGTCGACGTCCGCGAGTTCTACGTCAAGGACGGCAAGGACCTCCCCGGGCGCAAAGGTATTGCGGTTACTCTTTCAACTTCCGTAACACCTATTTGTTGGTGTCAACTGTCAAATGGGTGTTGCCTGTTGTGCTGTGTGGCGTCAATCGGAGGGGACTGCATTTCTTTGCCATTGCTGCCTGCCGCTCTTGCGGGCAGAAGAGCCCATGTACATAATTGTTGCTAGCATGTTGCCTTTGCACCTGCTTATTGTATCACCCTTCCATAATCCACGCGGATGTGAATGCGTGCACTGTCAATCAGCAGATTGCATTTCTTCCGCTGTGGTGGCATTCGTTAATCTTCAGAACTCTGATGATCTAGTATCCAAGTACATGATGCGAGCCAGTAATTTTTTTTATTGTGAGTATTTGATAATGGCACTTTGTTAAATGCTTTAGGAATTAGCCATTAAGGAACTGCAACTAACGAAAACTGTTTTATTTATCGATTCAATTGATCTGATAACCTCACTGAGAGGAGTTCAGCTTAGATACCACTTCTGCACCCACTAACATTATCATTTTAATTGTTGCGTAATCTCTCAGCATCTTCTATTGTAAGCGTGACGAACATGGCATTTTTAAAATTAATCTATCAATAACTGTAGGTAGAGAACGCCCATTTAATCTGTGTCTTACACTCGCTGTTGCTGTTGTATGCTAATCCTTGAATATAAGTCCTTATGCCTGTGCACTTCTTGGATCACTTGAAAATGAAATGTTGGTTAAATGATGAAGTAGAGGCTCCTACTTCCAGTCACAAATATCTCATAACCCTATTTCATATATATGAATGAGTTATAATCTAGGTTTAGATTTTGAGAGAGAATAATAAGCTTACGATTATGTATCTATGCCGATGCCTTCATATTTACACACAGAACACTGTTCCAAGTTCCAACTCTTATACTCATTCAGTATCATGCAGAATACCACTTGCCATATGTGGTACCGTAAGTGTGTGGGTTTATCCTAACAGAATTTGGATATCACATCTTGGATTTTTTTCTCTGGCTCATGTACTATCTGTAATTTTTTCGCTTGAAAAGTAAGTACTGTATGTAATAGTTGTCTAGATGATGGCATGACTACTTTGCTTATTATTATTCCATCTTCCTCTTTTCAGGTATATCACTTACAATGGATCAGGTTAGATACATTTCTCACTTTCTACATCTGCATGTATCCTTATGCCTAAAGCAAATTTATTTCTGTGAAAAGATAGATCATAATCTGTTTGATACCTGAATGCTGCACTTAGAATATCCACTAGCCCTTATGGAAGTTTCTTGGCAAAAGGTATCCTTTTTTCAGCATGAAGATAAATCCTGAACACATAAGGAGATAGTGTTATCGGATGTGCAAGTTTATTGTCAAATACTCCTATGTTAAACCTGAATAATTTTAGTCTCAGTACTCATCTCTCATGAGATGTATCACAGGAgcattatcagaaacatcataatttgttaaaCTATATCATGCACATACCGTCAAGTTCCAACCTCCTACAACATTTGCCGCATACTGTTATGGTTTACTTTGTTGTCTGCTATTTTATACTACGTAGTCCTATGGTAGCAACCATTGTGATCTTTACTTGGGTATATGAAGCAACAAGTCAATTATTTTCCTTCCAATAACAGATCAATTGTTTCTTACATGTGCAGTGGAAAATACTGAGGGACAACATCAAAGCTATAGACGAGGCTATCAAGGAGAACACTTGATTAAAGAAGCAGTAGATGATATATTGTTGGGCTGCTGAAGTATGGTAGTAGTCTGGGGCTGTCTTTAGTCACACCTTACCTGGAATGTTGCACTTTTGGTGGACTGTAATTGCCGTTGTCATGAAGGTGGCCTCATGGTAGATTGGTTTAGTTACTTGTGTGCCCTCAGTAATCTTTAGTGAACTCATCGTGTCAATGTGGCATTGTACTTTGTTATAGCTTAGGAAGTATGTTAAGCTCGTTTGTCACCCCTTATTTTATCTCCTTTGGCAGAAATGAAATGGAAGGACACTAATGGCCTCATCTCATCTGTTCAATTTGGAATTCCAAATTGAAATGTCATGTTTGGCTGCCACTAAGgatttgtgaaatgaaatgattttCAGAAGAATGACAAGGTTAGGGGTCACATGACCTGACATAACAAACCATACCCATTTGCTGGAATTCCTAGTTATAGTTCCATGACAGCCAAACACGTTAGCTATAGTATATTGATTGAATTCCATGATTTTAGCATGAAATGTTTAGAGGCATTTATTTGATCGACATTCTCATTTTTAGTGAAATCTCATCATTTTGGTGCCGTAGTTCTTGGTGATAAATTAAACCCCATAACGCAGTCAGGCCTGATTTTCCTGATCCAGTTTGTGGTGAGTCTTGGTTTTGGCTGGGTATTGCACGCACCTTGATAGCCCCCTCTGCTTCATCCAGTTGGAGCTGAAACTTTACCTCCCTGAATAAAGACCCAAGCGGACGCACCGTGGAAAAAATTACCCTTCCCATCCTGAATTGTTATCCCAATTACCTTCTGGATCGCCATGCATTCTGCTTGCAATGCATCGTTCATGTATTGACAGTATTGACAGCTCCCAGGAACACAACATCTCCCTCAGAGTCGTGAGCGACACAGGCACATAGCCCCAGGTACCACTGCCCAAATCATTACTAGTGCGGAGTATATTTGAAAGGTTTAGCCCCATTAATCATCGTTTGACGGTGGCTGCCATTTTGGAGCCGGTCGATCCGTCTGAAATGTTTTTGGGATACAAAAAAGCTTCCATTCGGCTAAATGGCGAGATATATTGGGCTGGAACTCTCCCATGTTCTCTTTCCTTTCCTCATGGTTCGATTTATTCCTCTCAAGACCACCAACTCCACAACAGCCAAGTTTTCCGTCCCTCTTTTGCATTAACCACTAGTTGGGCATCTAtaatataatatctataaagttcatccccactaaaatgTATTTAATGTTTGCAATCTGAAATCTGATGCAGCCACATCACCCCAATTGTTTCTATCCATTTGATTTCAAATAGACGGTCACTAATTATGTTCATAGCGCTGGCTCAGCCTTGCCTAATACGGTCTCATGGTCTACCTCTACAAAACAATCTGCATGCTTctcagactactcatagtgggagtaacttgggTAGTAACATAGAACTACATGCAATGCCAACTAAGCATTTTGATGACATGACATATCATTAATTGAGAAAAGAGAGtattgtggtaactagctatgttaccataacatcacatttctcaaaaaaaaaaagagagtctACAACCTAATTAATATGGCTTTGTATGACACCACACAtatgttactacccactatggaggtgGTAACATAGagcagtaacatgtgcatgttactacttcatgttactccccactatgactagtctcaaTCCCACTACTGGCTGGAGTATGTTTCGCTTTAGTGGACGTCTCTCCACCATATATTTAATTAGAGTAAAGAAAAGAGATTGTGTGGAGAACATGCGAGTGCAGCGTCGAGAAACACATCTGCTTCGGATTCCAGGCTACAATTAATTTTGGCACCTTCTATATTCCTGCAGGCCGGTATCGTTTCACCTCCCCATTGCATATAAATCACTTCCCAATTACCTTCACAGAGGTGGGAGCGTATGGCACTGAAACTCGAGCATCTCCTGGCTTCAGACTTCATGGATGATGAGAGGAGTGTACTCATACCAGTTGCATCTCCAGGGCCGGCGTCTTTCTACAAGGTTCTTTCTCTGTGCAGTGTTGCTGCTCTCCGTCGCCGCGCACTCGGAATCTGCTCGGGTATTGAGAGAATGGCCGGGTGTGGAGCTCAACTCATGAAGGCGCTGCAGCCTAGATTGGGATGAAGGTGCCCGCAAGGCTGCAATGGTCACCGGCAAGTTGACCCGGTAGGGTATGATAGAGTTCAAGTGCCTGAGGCCCGGAGGACCAGACTCTCAACATAATTCGGTAGCCATTGTGATGCTTGCAAAAAATCAAAACGTAATCAACGATCTCTTATGAGTATGATGGAATGTATGCCATGTTGAACACTGTAGAAAGACACGAAAAAGTCGATGTAGATTTATTTTAAGACTTCGTAGAAGCAGTTATAATTGAGTtagttttctttgttttttctacTTCTTCGACATTTAATTTGAACTGGCAATCGAGGACTAGATGAAGATATGATCAACTGAATCTCTGCACCACCTTTGCGTGAATATGTCCTGGTGTTCGTTCTTGGTTTCCGTAGCATATTGTGCAGGATCATCGTGGTGTAGCATCATGGCATTGAGAATCTGGTGGTTCACTATACATCAGTTCAACCTATGAAAAAGGTGCAGACAGGACATAAACCTCCAGGCAGTTTCAGTCGGTGCCATTGAATACCACTTTGACATATTTACTCCAGGACATATCATCATTGATGATACTCCACGAGTTGAGCTGCAGAAAATCTTCATATGGAAGAACGAATTCCATGTGTTATGTATACAAAAAGCGacagtcaaaacagaacaaccaaaGGAAAGTAAATATCAGTATGCTTGCACTTCATAAAGTTTTATAGGTCGTTCATTCAATTTCTTTCATACAAAAAGATCATATCGAATGCCCGCAGCAACGCGCCGGGTATCAACTAGTTTCCTTATACATTCACCGGCTTACCATCCCTCTTTTGCATTAATCACTAGTTAGACATTTTCTTGCATATTTTATCTGGTCTAATCTGTTGCAACTAGGTGTTATATTCGATTTTTTTTCTCTATCTTAGGTCCGCCGAAACCTATATCCAGCCCACGTATACCTGTCTGTATACATATGGTATCTATACGCTGCGTTAGAAAAAAAGTTCACGTGACCAGGTAAATGTGGCCTTACTACCGCCCCACGTCGTGCATGCGTGATTTCTTGCTGGCGGCATACGTATCCGTTGGGATCCGACGACAGAATCGTTACGCCGACAGGGATTCTGCCAATGAAGGGTGATACACGTGCCGGTCGTCTCCGCCATCGCTGATGATATCATGGCTGCTTCAGATCCGCCAGTACATCGACGGAGGGTACCCTATGTTCCTAGCGAGGCTAGGGTTAGGGTCTCCGCTTGATCCTATCGAGGTGTTGGGATGGTCAGGTTGAGCGTGCAGCCACAATTAGGTTCTCCTGCTCTTGCGTGTGGGCTTCTTCCTCTGACGCATCGACCAGCGTGGTGGGGTACTATATAAATTACTAGTACAAGAAAACGTGAGCCATACATGCCACTACATGATTGTAAGTACATAATTTTTAATTTTACGATCATGCCCCGTTTGCGAAGTGGTATGGGAAGATCTCCACCGTCCTTATTTTTGTCACGGCCAGATTTTTTCCCAAGGATGGAGCAAGCATAAGTGAAAATCATATTTTTGGATGACTAACTATTTATTTATGATTTTTTTTACAATCCTTGTGCATAAATTAGAGCCTGGCGGATGCAAGAGTATGCATGGGGTAGCACAGGACACGAGGTAAAAAAACAATTTCTTTGTGAAATAGCAAATTTTCACCATGTATGCTACCCCTAAAATAAATTTTAGGTACTTGAGACACCACCGTTGAtaagggttgcccgatcttctcagtaagcgacgggagtggtgatgaacacacgatgaacacagcggagatacacgatgatgaagtggatgataacttgtatgacgctgacgagtctctcgatcgatccctgtcgccaatgcaacagctctcaaccctgcaagatattcgcaactccacacacttgcgcacgtagccgccgaccacgaagcggtaagttgcaaccgtctaatttccaatggaacaacagatcacacaagactttcagtagcaaaacaccagatcgatgtggattggtgtagagattcagtagagttgcaaagcaatcaactatgaactagggtttatcttaaacatggtataaacctaatttgggggcgtcctggacacttatataggggttcaggatgaccagaagtcgagaaaatacattaaaaaccgacccagatcgggatctggtcgagacttactcggacacggccggcctggaggccggtcgaccgggccagggaccggccggTCTGGTTTGGATCGGACTTGGGACCAGACCATGACCGGGCCAAGGCGGTGTCACACAGTACacccgcccggttggcaccagcgcAGGATCCGGCGGGCGCCGGGCTCACCCCGCgtgggggccggttggaccggacgtGGGACCGAGCCGTCCGGCGTGACGGACGGTCGGACCGGGCGTGGCGCCGGCCTGGATATCGTCTTCCTCCCtcgtgcatgcctccctctcctccctcgcacgtccattggatgtcttcatgtccagcttcatgtccaactccatgtccagcttcacgtccagctgctcctcttctcctcgtgcgatgcttgctccatcttcgtacctgatcatacataagtaacaagacttaggcagtataaagttatcatcaatcaaagtaccatttaggaacaagttcacctgttgttttagtagcttcgcacgagctcttgtcataggtccaatcctaacttcattggacttaaaCTTCACagtagcatcgtcttcatcttgtaatgaagGAGGTAGTAgtttggtagggatgtcctcatcatctccccctcctTCAAaatgcgtcgacctcgacgctccaaggtcttctccgtcatatggtgtcaaatcagcaacattgaaagaattactaacaccaaactcatcagttggaagatacatatagagtatgcattatcattgatcttggcaagcactttgtaaggaccagcaccacgaggaagcaacttggacttccgtaactTCGGGAACCTGTCCTTGCGAAAATGAACCCAAACCATATCATTGATCTTGTAGTgatgaaaagtagcttcgtccccagctttccccgaagtgtcttccagaagtagctcataaacttcacatcacgatcataaacaatagtcttcgggactccatgtaaacGTACAATCTCCCTAAAAAACAGgtaagcaatatgcgacgcatcatcgctcttgtggcatgcaataaagtgtgacatcttagaaaatctatccactaccacaaatatagaatcatggcctctcttagtacgcggcaaacccaacacaaaattcatactaataacttcccatggtgtagtaggtgccggtaaaggagtatacaaaccgtgaggcttcagcttggacttggacttgttgcaagtaatgcacctcttcacatacctgtccacatcccgcctaatctttggccaataaaagtgatcagtgagcatgagtagcatcttctcacgctcaaagtgacccatcaaacctccagcatgtgattcttgtaataagagcaaacgcacagacgattctgaaacacatagtttgttagctctaaacaaaaacccatcatgtatgtgatatttttcccatgttgtaccaataacacacaagcgatatggttcagcaaaatcttgatcagtggcatacaaatcacatagtacctctaatccaggaattttaacatcaagttgagttaatagcatatttttcctagataaagcatcagtaacaatattatcttttttccttcttatgcttaataatgtatggaaaagactcaatgaactcaacccacttagcaagacgcctatgcaatgtagattgagctttcagatatttcaaagtttcatgatcagaatgtatgataaattcctttgaccacaaataatgttgccaaacctcaagaactctaattaaagcatacaattctttatcatagataggatagttcaacttagcaccagaaaatttctcagaaaaatatgcaattgtgcgaccctcttgcatcaacacaccaccaattctaaTATCACTCgcgtcacattcaatctcaaattgtttattgaaatcaggtagtggaagcaacggtgcagaagttaacaatcttctcagttcatcaaaagcgtgATCTTGGGCGACGCCCCACTCAAAAGCAAAACACTTTTTAGTCAATtcgttcaaatgtgcatcaatagtactaaaattgggcacaaaacatcGATAAAAccgagctagaccatgaaaacttcttacttgaatcacattcatgggagtaggccaattttgaattgcttcaattttagacatatctacttctactccatgcttagagacaacataacccagaaatatgaccttatctttgcaaaatgtgcacttctcaagattaccatagagtttattatcacgcaacacttgcaaaacatgtcgaatatgcaaagtatgatcagattcattgcggctatagattaatatgtcatcaaagtacacaaccacaaactcgccaataaaatcacgcaaaacatggttcatcggtgacgagggatcaccttg includes:
- the LOC124687291 gene encoding RNA polymerase II transcriptional coactivator KIWI-like; protein product: MWRKGNKRFGGGGGSGGDPPAKRQAAGKDEADDGGIVVAQISKNKRVSVRSWSGKVMVDVREFYVKDGKDLPGRKGISLTMDQWKILRDNIKAIDEAIKENT